In Nitrospirota bacterium, the following are encoded in one genomic region:
- a CDS encoding cobalt-precorrin-5B (C(1))-methyltransferase: MKRRQLRSGYTTGACAAAAAKAAAMLLIRAEQQSSRTAEQQFKMKEHPTVLLRYCATAPIEEVEIPFPDSSRVKFKIQDSRVKIQDGHLTATASVIKDAGDDPDVTNGAEIVAEARFLEQQSSPDLIGTLLHYCATGLAIKGGKGVGVVTKPGLPIPVGEAAINPVPRRMIKEAVSEAVQGFKGSRVQGLEVTISVTNGEKLAKKTLNQRLGIIGGISILGTTGIVKPISAEAWTATIISSMDVAKAMGRSEIVLSAGRSSEKAHMEKFDLPQESYVMMGDYLEFALFEAKKHAFKKIHLCAQWAKMLKIAMATPQTHVRHGSIDIKKAIEFLKNIDSEFCALGSEYNTAMEIFNFIVSSSHSPIHRFTNVCVAAKKYAEGIASEIPVISYLVSYEGKIIANSE; this comes from the coding sequence ATGAAAAGAAGGCAACTGCGATCAGGATATACAACAGGCGCATGCGCTGCAGCAGCTGCGAAGGCAGCGGCAATGCTCTTGATAAGAGCAGAACAGCAGAGCAGCAGAACAGCAGAGCAGCAGTTTAAAATGAAAGAACATCCTACTGTGCTACTGCGCTACTGCGCTACTGCTCCAATAGAAGAAGTCGAGATTCCCTTTCCGGACAGCAGCAGAGTGAAGTTCAAGATTCAAGATTCAAGAGTTAAAATTCAAGACGGACATTTAACAGCAACTGCATCTGTGATTAAAGATGCCGGCGATGACCCTGATGTTACGAATGGAGCAGAGATAGTCGCAGAAGCGAGATTTTTAGAGCAACAGAGCAGTCCCGATTTAATCGGGACGCTACTGCACTACTGCGCTACTGGGCTTGCCATTAAAGGCGGCAAAGGCGTTGGCGTAGTTACAAAACCGGGGCTGCCAATACCTGTTGGTGAAGCGGCTATAAATCCGGTGCCGAGGAGAATGATAAAAGAGGCTGTATCAGAGGCGGTTCAAGGGTTCAAGGGTTCAAGGGTTCAAGGGTTAGAAGTAACTATTTCAGTCACTAACGGCGAAAAGCTTGCGAAAAAGACGCTGAATCAAAGACTGGGGATTATCGGCGGCATTTCCATACTCGGGACAACAGGCATTGTGAAGCCAATTTCCGCAGAGGCATGGACCGCCACTATCATATCGTCAATGGATGTCGCTAAGGCAATGGGACGCAGTGAGATAGTATTGTCCGCAGGGAGGTCCTCAGAAAAAGCTCATATGGAGAAATTCGATCTCCCTCAGGAATCGTATGTAATGATGGGAGATTATCTCGAATTTGCCTTGTTTGAGGCAAAAAAACATGCATTCAAAAAAATACATCTCTGCGCTCAGTGGGCTAAGATGCTGAAGATCGCCATGGCAACGCCGCAAACCCATGTGAGACATGGGTCGATCGATATAAAAAAAGCTATTGAATTTTTAAAGAATATAGATTCTGAATTCTGTGCTCTTGGTTCTGAATATAATACGGCAATGGAAATTTTTAATTTTATTGTTTCATCTTCCCATTCACCCATTCACCGATTCACCAATGTTTGTGTTGCTGCTAAAAAATATGCAGAAGGCATCGCCTCAGAAATACCTGTTATTTCATATCTTGTATCGTACGAAGGGAAGATAATTGCAAACAGTGAATAA
- the cobO gene encoding cob(I)yrinic acid a,c-diamide adenosyltransferase: protein MRKGYIHIYTGNSKGKTTAALGLALRAMGAGLKVFVGQFVKKRICSEHKALKRFKDLITIRQYGTGFLRAKVLTPSEKASAKKGFEDVKKALLSGQYDMVILDEVNIAVHYGLISADDVLKLLDRKPPETEVIITGRYADEKLIKKADLVTEMREIKHYFKQGVKARKGIEY from the coding sequence ATGCGTAAAGGATATATACATATTTATACAGGAAACAGCAAAGGCAAAACCACTGCTGCATTAGGGCTTGCGCTAAGGGCAATGGGTGCAGGCCTTAAGGTATTCGTAGGACAGTTCGTAAAAAAAAGAATATGCAGCGAACATAAGGCGCTGAAAAGATTTAAAGACCTTATAACCATAAGGCAGTACGGAACCGGTTTTCTGAGAGCAAAAGTCCTTACCCCATCCGAAAAGGCATCTGCGAAAAAAGGGTTTGAAGATGTAAAAAAAGCGCTCCTGTCAGGACAGTATGATATGGTGATACTGGATGAGGTAAATATTGCTGTTCACTACGGACTTATTAGCGCAGATGATGTGCTGAAACTGCTTGATAGAAAGCCTCCGGAGACCGAGGTGATTATAACAGGCAGATATGCGGATGAAAAACTTATCAAAAAGGCAGACCTTGTAACAGAGATGAGGGAGATCAAGCATTACTTCAAGCAAGGCGTCAAGGCAAGGAAGGGGATTGAATACTGA